Proteins from a genomic interval of Apteryx mantelli isolate bAptMan1 chromosome 5, bAptMan1.hap1, whole genome shotgun sequence:
- the RNF4 gene encoding E3 ubiquitin-protein ligase RNF4 — MSTTQRKRRGGAVNSRQAQKRNRLIASTTEMASEAEPIELEESAGEEVVDLTCESSDPVVVDLTHSDSVVIVEENQRQRRNLRLRSQRQSDSCVLSSDDEDEPRDNDVYVTNKVSRDLGPLEDETASSKPSGTVSCPICMDGYSEIVQSGRLIVSTKCGHVFCSQCLRDSLRNANSCPTCRKKLTHRQYHPIYI, encoded by the exons ATGAGTACA ACTCAAAGAAAGCGCCGTGGAGGAGCAGTTAATTCTAGGCAAGCTCAGAAGCGAAACAGGCTGATAGCTTCTACCACAGAAATGGCTTCAGAAGCAGAGCCAATAGAACTTGAGGAAAGTG CTGGTGAAGAAGTAGTAGATCTCACATGTGAATCTTCTGATCCTGTAGTAGTTGATCTAACTCACAGTGATTCTGTTGTG ATTGTTGAAG AGAATCAACGACAAAGGAGAAATCTCAGACTAAGAAGCCAGCGGCAGTCTGACAGCTGTGTACTGAGCAGTGATGATGAAGATGAACCGAGAGATAATGATGTGTATGTAACAAATAAAGTGTCTCGAGACCTGGGACCACTGGAGGATGAAACTGCAAGTTCAAA GCCTTCTGGCACCGTTAGTTGTCCGATTTGTATGGATGGCTACTCGGAG attGTGCAAAGTGGACGACTTATTGTGTCAACGAAATGCGGCCATGTCTTCTGTAGTCAGTGCCTCCGTGATTCCCTTAGGAATGCCAACTCCTGCCCAACCTGTAGGAAAAAACTCACTCACAGACAATATCATCCAATTTATATATGA